From the genome of Leptolyngbya iicbica LK, one region includes:
- a CDS encoding GNAT family N-acetyltransferase: MKIPLTTWYLEMRSPADLRPKRANLSGLVVQQAAIPSPEFSRFLYTSVGGHWYWRDRLPWTYDQWLAHLNRPELETWVAYLSGTPAGYCELITQPDQRVKIEYFGLLPQFIAQGIGGHLLTCAIERAWELTHQRVWLHTCSLDSQHAYKNYEARGFTRYKTEKTVVLLPAESPGPWPNAAAPAPPIPGVAQTVSSPTI; this comes from the coding sequence ATGAAAATCCCACTCACCACCTGGTATTTGGAAATGCGATCGCCTGCCGACCTCCGTCCAAAACGGGCCAACTTGTCGGGATTGGTGGTGCAGCAGGCGGCCATTCCCAGTCCCGAGTTCAGTCGCTTTCTTTATACCAGCGTGGGTGGACATTGGTATTGGCGCGATCGTCTGCCGTGGACCTATGACCAGTGGCTGGCCCACCTTAACCGCCCCGAACTCGAAACCTGGGTGGCGTATCTGTCGGGAACGCCGGCGGGGTATTGCGAGTTGATTACCCAACCCGATCAGAGGGTCAAGATTGAATACTTCGGCCTCTTGCCGCAGTTCATTGCGCAGGGCATCGGGGGGCACCTCTTAACTTGTGCCATTGAGCGCGCTTGGGAACTCACCCATCAGCGGGTATGGCTGCATACTTGCTCGCTGGACAGTCAGCACGCCTACAAAAATTACGAAGCGCGAGGGTTTACCCGCTATAAAACTGAGAAAACGGTGGTGCTTTTACCTGCCGAATCGCCCGGCCCCTGGCCCAATGCCGCCGCCCCCGCACCGCCCATTCCTGGAGTCGCCCAAACGGTTTCCTCCCCAACAATTTGA
- a CDS encoding PLP-dependent aminotransferase family protein, which translates to MKLSPITLEADQVLYEQVAERLQTLIMEGTLKAGDRLPSVRKLRQQLSVSMSTVLEAYRLLEDRGLVTVRPQSGYYVKSTALNVLQEPAITIPTTDEAREIDTPLSLRLMLAAQNPEIVQLGTALPALSLMPLSQLNRLTGKILRDRPEYAHAYASPLGDEGLRTEIAKRMLNTGCAVAPDDLLITNGASEALYFSLQAVTQPGDTVAVQSPTYHTVLESLKKLNLKALTLPTHPRDGISLAHLEAALQTQSIKVLLLVSNFSNPLGSCMDDDKKKQLMTLLNRYDVPLIEDDVYGELYFTGDRPKAIKAFDTEHRVLYCSSLSKVLSPGLRIGWCAAGRYQAAVTGHKSVTNLSTAIAPQLTAAAFLANGGFDRHLRQLRRAYYEQMTRMQQAIADYFPAESRVTRPNGGHVLWVEMPAGFDAFAFYKAALAENISVVPGFMFSASGHDYCNCFRLNTAVPWSDSLDQAMQTLGQLAKKQLAQQWLSDLP; encoded by the coding sequence ATGAAACTCTCGCCCATCACATTAGAAGCGGATCAAGTGCTGTATGAGCAGGTAGCCGAGCGGTTGCAAACCTTGATTATGGAAGGGACACTCAAGGCGGGCGATCGCCTCCCCTCAGTGCGCAAGCTGCGGCAACAACTCTCGGTCAGCATGTCAACGGTGTTGGAAGCGTATCGCCTACTAGAAGATCGTGGACTGGTCACGGTGCGCCCCCAGTCTGGCTACTACGTCAAATCCACCGCGCTGAATGTGCTGCAAGAACCCGCTATCACTATCCCCACTACGGATGAGGCGCGTGAAATCGATACCCCGTTATCCCTGCGACTGATGCTCGCGGCCCAAAATCCCGAAATTGTGCAGTTGGGAACAGCCCTGCCCGCTCTATCGCTGATGCCGCTGTCCCAGCTCAATCGACTGACGGGCAAAATTTTGCGCGATCGCCCGGAATATGCCCACGCCTACGCCAGTCCGCTAGGCGATGAAGGACTGCGAACCGAAATCGCCAAACGCATGCTCAACACTGGCTGCGCCGTCGCCCCAGACGATTTGCTGATCACCAATGGGGCGTCAGAGGCGCTGTATTTTTCGTTGCAGGCGGTAACTCAACCGGGCGACACCGTGGCCGTGCAATCGCCCACCTATCACACCGTGCTCGAAAGTCTCAAAAAACTGAATCTCAAGGCTTTGACGCTGCCGACCCATCCTCGCGATGGCATCAGTCTGGCGCACTTAGAGGCAGCGTTGCAAACTCAATCCATCAAGGTGCTGCTGCTGGTCTCCAACTTTAGCAATCCCCTCGGGAGCTGTATGGATGATGACAAGAAAAAGCAGCTGATGACCCTGCTCAACCGCTATGACGTGCCCCTAATTGAGGACGATGTCTACGGCGAGTTATATTTCACCGGCGATCGCCCCAAAGCCATCAAAGCCTTTGATACCGAGCACCGCGTCTTATACTGCTCGTCCTTGAGTAAAGTGCTGTCGCCCGGTTTACGCATCGGTTGGTGTGCCGCCGGTCGCTATCAAGCCGCCGTCACGGGTCACAAATCAGTCACCAATCTCAGCACGGCGATCGCGCCCCAACTCACCGCTGCCGCCTTTCTCGCCAACGGGGGCTTTGACCGTCATCTGCGCCAATTGCGCCGCGCTTATTACGAACAAATGACCCGTATGCAACAGGCGATCGCTGACTACTTTCCCGCTGAGAGCCGCGTCACCCGTCCGAATGGCGGCCATGTGCTGTGGGTCGAAATGCCCGCCGGATTCGATGCCTTCGCCTTTTACAAGGCGGCCCTGGCGGAAAATATCAGTGTCGTCCCCGGCTTCATGTTTTCCGCATCGGGGCACGATTACTGCAACTGCTTCCGGCTCAATACGGCTGTGCCCTGGTCAGACTCACTCGATCAGGCCATGCAAACCCTGGGCCAACTGGCCAAAA
- a CDS encoding FkbM family methyltransferase, with amino-acid sequence MSVKEAVIQGMRTVSPLTAPFFDTLLAWSQKHRELRFLLPAGKQFVYDHYLGKFRVNIDTTYPIEVEMATGRYDLKTSAVLQKFITADATVLDIGANVGALTLLMASLAEQGRVIAIEPGPTTFARLQANVELNPQLAKRVDIYQLGIADQPGMLYWQEDANVPGNAGLLSQEGVKVEVQALDDFISQLALDRLDFIKIDVEGMEYEVIKGGLNAIAQYRPILYYETLESFRVNRGFDIYNQIFQLLQDLDYRQFAIAPNAQTIEVQNLNQLLSPNTLAIPAEKVDTGQ; translated from the coding sequence ATGTCTGTCAAAGAAGCTGTCATCCAGGGCATGCGCACGGTAAGTCCGCTCACAGCCCCCTTCTTTGACACCCTGCTCGCCTGGTCACAAAAGCATCGAGAACTGCGCTTTTTGTTGCCCGCTGGCAAGCAGTTTGTGTATGACCACTATCTGGGAAAATTCCGGGTCAATATTGATACGACTTACCCGATTGAAGTGGAGATGGCGACGGGCCGCTATGACCTCAAAACCTCGGCGGTGCTGCAAAAATTCATCACCGCCGACGCGACGGTGCTCGATATTGGGGCGAATGTCGGCGCTTTAACGTTATTGATGGCGAGTTTGGCCGAACAGGGGCGGGTGATTGCGATCGAGCCGGGACCGACCACCTTTGCCCGACTCCAGGCCAATGTGGAGCTGAATCCTCAGTTAGCCAAAAGGGTGGATATTTATCAGCTGGGGATTGCCGACCAACCGGGAATGCTTTATTGGCAAGAAGACGCCAACGTTCCCGGTAATGCTGGGTTATTGAGCCAGGAGGGCGTCAAGGTCGAAGTTCAGGCTTTGGATGATTTCATTTCTCAGTTAGCACTTGATCGCCTCGATTTCATCAAGATCGATGTGGAAGGCATGGAGTACGAAGTGATCAAAGGGGGCTTGAACGCGATCGCTCAATATCGCCCCATTCTCTATTACGAGACGTTGGAAAGCTTTCGCGTCAATCGCGGCTTCGATATTTACAACCAGATTTTTCAGCTCTTGCAAGATTTAGACTATCGCCAGTTTGCGATCGCCCCCAACGCCCAAACCATCGAAGTTCAAAATTTGAACCAGTTACTGTCTCCTAACACCCTCGCGATTCCAGCCGAGAAGGTGGACACAGGTCAGTGA
- a CDS encoding agmatinase family protein, with protein MASRAEIIRNFDPSGVGLENGNFCGLPFDYDTADILLLGIPWEVTVSYHEGTAAGPEAVRQASPQLDLYDLDNPDGWQQGIYMPPSPAWIRELNDELRPVAAEIIHATEQGLDITSDERLAGLLQRVNAGGDRVHRWLYDTAQRAISAGKRVGAIGGDHSIPLGLIRALADHHGSLGVLHIDAHADLRQAYQGFPYSHASIMHQVIALPPIARLVQVGIRDISHGEVATIQQSAGRIQTHYDAVLKEQRFAGIPWRDLCRQIIEPLPDRVYVSFDVDGLDPKLCPQTGTPVPGGLELEEAFALLRELVRSDRHIIGFDVSEVGDGDWDGNVGARIVYKLCNLMGRSRPSDKGLA; from the coding sequence ATGGCTAGCCGCGCTGAGATCATTCGCAATTTTGACCCCAGCGGCGTCGGGCTGGAAAATGGCAACTTTTGTGGTTTGCCTTTTGACTACGACACCGCTGACATTCTCTTGCTGGGAATACCGTGGGAAGTTACCGTGTCTTATCACGAGGGCACGGCAGCTGGTCCTGAAGCGGTTCGCCAGGCTTCGCCCCAGCTCGATTTATATGATCTGGATAATCCTGACGGCTGGCAGCAGGGCATCTATATGCCGCCGTCGCCAGCCTGGATCCGGGAACTCAACGATGAGTTGCGCCCCGTTGCCGCCGAAATCATTCACGCCACGGAGCAGGGGCTAGATATCACCAGTGATGAACGGCTTGCGGGCTTGCTGCAGCGGGTCAATGCGGGGGGCGATCGCGTCCATCGCTGGCTCTATGACACGGCCCAACGGGCGATCTCAGCGGGCAAACGGGTGGGGGCGATCGGCGGCGATCACAGCATTCCCCTCGGCCTGATTCGCGCTTTGGCGGATCACCACGGCAGCTTGGGGGTGCTCCATATCGACGCCCACGCCGATTTGCGCCAGGCCTACCAAGGTTTTCCCTATTCCCACGCTTCGATCATGCATCAGGTGATTGCCCTGCCGCCGATCGCCCGGCTGGTGCAAGTCGGCATTCGCGACATCTCCCACGGCGAGGTGGCGACAATTCAGCAATCCGCCGGACGCATTCAGACCCACTACGACGCCGTTCTCAAGGAGCAACGGTTTGCGGGCATCCCCTGGCGTGACCTCTGTCGCCAAATCATCGAACCCCTGCCCGATCGCGTCTACGTCAGCTTTGATGTGGATGGCCTCGACCCCAAACTCTGTCCCCAAACGGGGACGCCCGTGCCCGGTGGCCTGGAACTGGAAGAAGCCTTTGCCCTGCTGCGGGAACTGGTGCGGAGCGATCGCCACATTATTGGTTTTGACGTGTCAGAAGTAGGCGACGGCGACTGGGACGGCAATGTCGGTGCCCGCATTGTCTACAAGCTCTGCAACTTGATGGGGCGATCGCGCCCTTCGGACAAGGGGCTTGCCTAG
- a CDS encoding flotillin domain-containing protein, with amino-acid sequence MLPKYLDIEARNAISNTNLTADVIAQIWPQLVDRLPEVLSALAPQPGVIGDARIYAFPGMNGDGNGSTPGDINKLLMSTGDLSLINSLLDEGKLGTVLSQVKDLIQGEAPTSSDSKTAIAPQPDQAVPVDHDND; translated from the coding sequence TTGCTGCCTAAGTACCTTGATATCGAAGCTCGCAACGCCATCAGCAACACCAACCTGACGGCGGATGTGATCGCGCAGATTTGGCCGCAACTGGTCGATCGCCTGCCCGAAGTCCTCAGTGCGTTGGCCCCGCAACCCGGCGTGATTGGCGATGCGCGGATTTATGCCTTTCCGGGCATGAACGGCGATGGCAACGGTAGCACCCCCGGCGACATCAATAAGCTGCTGATGTCGACCGGCGACTTATCGCTGATCAATAGTCTGCTGGATGAGGGAAAACTCGGGACCGTGCTCAGCCAGGTCAAAGACTTGATTCAGGGGGAAGCCCCCACCAGCAGTGACTCCAAGACTGCGATCGCGCCCCAACCGGATCAAGCCGTTCCCGTCGATCACGATAATGACTAA
- a CDS encoding LEVG family PEP-CTERM protein: MTTHSLIRSVQKVGYVVPILAASVMGVGAIAPEAQANSLVPQMEGEVYVGFDNCLGKDCSYLNLDSLIESIESLTDSSTQTKSRLFVDAAGSSNTYGGVKFRSQDIGTSDGSGDYWFRPVAMQQNGTTPLVEKGQLEVGTFRFTFSQILSDLTVNWFDTERQGGTSYTAFDADGNKIAAGTIAKGPNNNVQETTLTGVKSIILNLGERHGGTGDGVNFQIDGAAAVPEPGLMMGLGAFAVAGGLGLRKRQSDSTAA; encoded by the coding sequence ATGACCACGCATTCACTCATTCGCTCGGTTCAAAAAGTCGGTTACGTCGTCCCAATTTTGGCGGCGTCTGTTATGGGAGTAGGAGCGATCGCGCCCGAGGCTCAGGCTAATTCTCTGGTTCCCCAAATGGAAGGGGAAGTCTATGTCGGGTTTGACAATTGTTTGGGCAAAGATTGCTCATATCTAAATTTGGACTCCCTAATTGAGTCGATCGAGAGCTTGACCGATAGCTCAACGCAGACTAAGAGTCGCTTGTTTGTCGATGCCGCTGGTAGCAGCAACACCTACGGTGGTGTGAAATTTCGGTCTCAAGATATTGGGACATCAGACGGCTCTGGCGACTACTGGTTTCGGCCTGTCGCAATGCAACAAAATGGCACTACTCCACTAGTCGAAAAGGGACAACTCGAAGTTGGCACCTTCAGATTTACCTTTAGCCAGATCCTCAGTGACTTAACTGTGAATTGGTTCGACACTGAGCGCCAAGGTGGCACCAGCTATACAGCCTTTGACGCTGACGGTAACAAAATTGCAGCCGGGACAATCGCCAAAGGCCCTAACAACAATGTCCAAGAAACCACACTGACCGGGGTGAAGTCGATTATCCTCAATCTAGGTGAGCGCCATGGCGGCACAGGTGACGGGGTTAACTTCCAGATTGATGGTGCGGCCGCAGTGCCAGAACCAGGGTTGATGATGGGCTTGGGGGCCTTTGCAGTGGCCGGTGGTCTCGGTCTGCGCAAGCGCCAGTCTGATAGCACTGCCGCTTAA